A genome region from Gymnogyps californianus isolate 813 chromosome 4, ASM1813914v2, whole genome shotgun sequence includes the following:
- the FGFBP2 gene encoding fibroblast growth factor-binding protein 2 has protein sequence MKSFALFLVVICGMGGLGQKLKPKKRSNGEEINFRTKTKDVCTMSMNGDEEMKLRIECKSQGMSYWCEFTGKPSVCRAFRNNPKIYWNQIAMELRKLPHACKSTQVLKTTMCQKAPTEALMKQIAAGMEPEDLANQDKSVQKTSTSMRGAGKSSVKKIGKPPMLPLIKPTQRGQGSENETEAMKLAREHCWESLHGFCSYIIGIFRG, from the coding sequence ATGAAgagttttgctcttttcctaGTAGTGATCTGTGGCATGGGAGGATTAGGACAGAAGctgaagccaaagaaaagaagcaatggTGAAGAAATCAATTTTCGGACTAAAACCAAAGATGTTTGCACAATGAGCATGAATGGGGATGAGGAGATGAAACTTAGAATTGAATGCAAAAGCCAAGGCATGTCCTACTGGTGTGAATTCACTGGCAAGCCATCGGTCTGTCGTGCTTTCAGAAACAATCCAAAGATTTACTGGAATCAGATCGCCATGGAACTTAGAAAGCTCCCGCACGCTTGCAAATCCACACAAGTGTTGAAGACCACCATGTGCCAAAAGGCTCCCACAGAGGCTCTCATGAAGCAAATAGCTGCTGGTATGGAGCCAGAAGACCTAGCAAACCAGGACAAATCAGTCCAGAAAACTTCCACTTCTAtgaggggagcagggaaaagcTCTGTTAAGAAAATAGGGAAACCTCCAATGCTACCTCTTATAAAACCAACCCAACGTGGTCAAGGGTCTGAAAATGAAACGGAAGCCATGAAACTGGCACGGGAACATTGCTGGGAATCCCTGCATGGTTTCTGCTCCTACATTATTGGCATCTTTAGAGGTTAA